One Phenylobacterium hankyongense DNA segment encodes these proteins:
- a CDS encoding GNAT family N-acetyltransferase produces the protein MEIVEYRPEHAAAFKALNEAWIAKYFAIEAKDREVLEDPQGKIIAQGGKVFMALAGGQPVGCVAMIRMADGGYEVAKMTVSETLRGSGLGRRLMQRCIDAAAADGAPRLYLETNSGLAPALALYRTMGFKDLAPSETPYARCDTWMELRL, from the coding sequence ATGGAGATCGTCGAGTACCGCCCCGAACACGCCGCCGCCTTCAAGGCGCTGAACGAGGCGTGGATCGCCAAGTACTTCGCCATCGAGGCGAAGGACCGGGAGGTGCTGGAGGATCCGCAGGGCAAGATCATCGCCCAGGGCGGCAAGGTGTTCATGGCCCTGGCGGGCGGACAGCCGGTGGGCTGCGTGGCGATGATCCGCATGGCCGACGGCGGCTATGAGGTCGCCAAGATGACGGTGTCGGAGACCCTGCGCGGGTCGGGCCTCGGCCGGCGGCTGATGCAGCGCTGCATCGACGCCGCCGCGGCGGACGGCGCGCCGAGGCTCTACCTGGAGACCAACTCCGGCCTGGCGCCGGCGCTGGCGCTCTACCGGACCATGGGCTTCAAGGACCTGGCGCCCAGCGAGACGCCGTACGCCCGCTGCGACACCTGGATGGAGCTGAGGCTCTAA
- a CDS encoding aminotransferase encodes MANPIFSSLPTTIFEEMSGLARTLGAVNLGQGFPDDPGPESVRAKAAEAVLNGYNQYPPMAGLPELRQAVAGHYARTQGLDLDWASEVTVTSGATEALAAAFFGLIEPGDEVIVFQPVYDAYLPLIRRAGGVPKLVRLQPPNWRFDRALLEAAFTERTRLVVLNNPVNPTGVVLPSEDLALLAEFCVAHDAIAVCDEVWEQVVFGAAVHRPLIAFPGMRERTVKIGSAGKMFGLTGWKVGFLCAAPDLTHALARAHQFLTFTTPPNLQSAVAFGLETGADWFARMPRGLERSRDRLTEGLRREGFAVLPSQGTYFLNVDLPASGVEAGDRDFCLRAVKEAGVAAIPVSALYEADAVTTIVRLCFSKHDETLDAGIERLAKAREILRGR; translated from the coding sequence ATGGCCAACCCGATTTTCTCCAGCCTGCCCACCACCATCTTCGAGGAGATGTCGGGCCTCGCCCGCACCCTCGGCGCGGTGAACCTGGGCCAGGGCTTCCCTGACGATCCCGGCCCGGAGAGCGTCCGCGCCAAGGCCGCCGAGGCGGTGTTGAACGGCTACAACCAGTACCCGCCGATGGCCGGCCTGCCGGAGCTGCGCCAGGCGGTGGCCGGCCACTACGCGCGCACCCAGGGCCTCGACCTCGACTGGGCGAGCGAAGTCACCGTCACCTCCGGCGCCACCGAAGCCCTGGCGGCGGCCTTCTTCGGCCTGATCGAGCCCGGCGACGAGGTGATCGTCTTCCAGCCGGTCTATGACGCCTACCTGCCGCTGATCCGCCGGGCCGGCGGCGTCCCGAAGCTGGTGCGGCTGCAGCCGCCCAACTGGCGGTTCGACCGCGCCCTGCTGGAGGCGGCCTTCACCGAGCGCACCCGGCTGGTGGTTCTGAACAACCCGGTCAACCCCACCGGCGTGGTGCTGCCGAGCGAGGACCTGGCCCTGCTGGCCGAGTTCTGCGTCGCCCACGACGCCATCGCCGTCTGCGACGAGGTCTGGGAGCAGGTGGTGTTCGGCGCCGCCGTCCACCGGCCGCTGATCGCCTTTCCCGGCATGCGCGAGCGCACGGTGAAGATCGGCTCGGCCGGCAAGATGTTCGGCCTGACCGGCTGGAAGGTGGGCTTCCTCTGCGCGGCGCCGGACCTCACCCACGCCCTGGCCCGCGCCCACCAGTTCCTGACTTTCACCACCCCGCCGAACCTGCAGAGCGCCGTGGCCTTCGGGCTGGAGACCGGCGCCGACTGGTTCGCCCGGATGCCGCGCGGGCTGGAACGCTCCCGCGACCGGCTGACCGAGGGGCTGAGGCGCGAGGGCTTCGCGGTCCTGCCCTCGCAGGGCACCTATTTCCTCAACGTCGACCTGCCGGCCTCCGGCGTCGAGGCCGGCGACCGCGACTTCTGCCTGCGCGCGGTGAAGGAGGCCGGCGTCGCCGCCATCCCGGTCTCCGCCCTCTACGAGGCGGACGCGGTCACCACCATCGTGCGCCTTTGCTTCTCCAAGCACGACGAGACCCTCGACGCCGGGATCGAACGGCTGGCCAAGGCGCGGGAGATCCTTCGGGGACGCTAG
- a CDS encoding SDR family oxidoreductase translates to MDKARVVAGGLFDLTGKVAVITGSSRGIGKAIAEHMAAHGAKVTISSRKAGPCDEVAAAINARSPGHAIAVPANISSKEDLQRLVDETRKAFGKIDIVVCNAASNPYYGSQLEISDEAFRKILENNIIANNWLISMVAPEMRARKDGAVIIVSSIGGLRGSTVIGAYCISKAADMQLARNLAQELGPDNIRVNCIAPGLVKTDFAKALWDTPEGEKRASAGTPLRRLGEPDDLAGAAVYLASRAGAWTTGQTLVVDGGATC, encoded by the coding sequence ATGGACAAGGCCCGGGTCGTGGCCGGCGGCCTCTTCGACCTGACCGGCAAGGTGGCGGTGATCACCGGCTCCTCGCGCGGCATCGGCAAGGCCATCGCCGAGCATATGGCGGCCCACGGCGCCAAGGTGACGATCTCCTCGCGCAAGGCCGGCCCCTGCGATGAGGTCGCCGCCGCGATCAACGCCAGGAGCCCCGGCCACGCCATCGCCGTGCCGGCCAACATCTCCTCGAAGGAGGACCTGCAGCGGCTGGTGGACGAGACCCGCAAGGCGTTCGGCAAGATCGACATCGTCGTCTGCAACGCCGCCTCCAACCCCTACTACGGCTCGCAGCTGGAGATCTCCGACGAGGCGTTCCGCAAGATCCTCGAGAACAACATCATCGCCAACAACTGGCTGATCAGCATGGTCGCCCCGGAGATGCGCGCGCGGAAGGACGGGGCGGTCATCATCGTCTCGTCGATCGGCGGCCTGCGCGGCTCGACGGTGATCGGCGCCTACTGCATCTCCAAGGCCGCCGACATGCAGCTGGCGCGCAACCTCGCCCAGGAGCTCGGGCCCGACAACATCCGGGTCAACTGCATCGCGCCGGGCCTGGTGAAGACCGACTTCGCCAAGGCGCTGTGGGACACGCCGGAGGGCGAGAAGCGGGCCAGCGCCGGCACGCCGCTGCGCCGCCTGGGCGAACCCGACGACCTGGCCGGGGCGGCGGTCTACCTGGCGTCGCGGGCCGGCGCCTGGACCACCGGTCAGACCCTCGTGGTCGACGGCGGCGCCACCTGCTGA
- a CDS encoding Ku protein codes for MATRPTWQGYLRLSLVSCPVALYTATTRSGEVHFNMLHKETHNRIKMVATDPETGPVDRSDIVKGYEIEKGRYVVVTDDEIKNVRLETTRTIDIERFVGEDEIDRLYWNDPYFLAPDGDMAVEAFAVIREAMTKAGKVALGRLVMHQRERLMALEPRDKGILAYTIRNKREVRDPQEIFATIKDVKPPPQMIEIAAKIIEQQEGPFDPSQFTDRYEDALRTLIKEKEKGATVTAPAEPKEAEVIDLMEALRRSLGQGGGERRKPPAKTAGSRTAAKTAAAKPTAKRAPAKKRA; via the coding sequence ATGGCCACCCGACCGACTTGGCAGGGCTACCTGCGGCTCAGCCTCGTGAGCTGCCCGGTGGCGCTCTACACCGCCACCACGCGCAGCGGCGAAGTGCACTTCAACATGCTGCACAAGGAGACCCACAACCGGATCAAGATGGTCGCCACCGATCCGGAGACCGGGCCGGTGGACCGCTCCGACATCGTCAAGGGCTACGAGATCGAGAAGGGCCGCTACGTCGTGGTCACCGACGACGAGATCAAGAACGTGCGGCTTGAGACCACCCGCACCATCGACATCGAACGGTTCGTCGGCGAGGACGAGATCGACCGCCTGTACTGGAACGACCCCTACTTCCTGGCGCCGGACGGCGACATGGCGGTGGAGGCTTTCGCGGTGATCCGCGAGGCCATGACCAAGGCCGGCAAGGTGGCGCTGGGCCGGCTGGTGATGCACCAGCGCGAGCGGCTGATGGCCCTGGAGCCGCGCGACAAGGGGATCTTGGCCTACACGATCCGCAACAAGCGCGAGGTGCGCGATCCACAGGAGATCTTCGCGACCATCAAGGACGTGAAGCCGCCGCCGCAGATGATCGAGATCGCCGCCAAGATCATCGAGCAGCAGGAGGGGCCCTTCGATCCCAGCCAGTTCACCGACCGCTACGAGGACGCGTTGCGGACCCTGATCAAGGAGAAGGAGAAGGGCGCCACCGTCACCGCGCCGGCCGAGCCCAAGGAGGCGGAGGTCATCGACCTCATGGAGGCGCTGCGGCGCAGCCTGGGTCAGGGCGGCGGCGAGCGGCGCAAGCCGCCGGCCAAGACCGCCGGCTCGCGCACCGCGGCCAAGACGGCGGCTGCCAAGCCCACCGCCAAACGCGCGCCGGCCAAGAAGCGGGCCTAG
- the ligD gene encoding DNA ligase D, which yields MADKQLDRYRSMRDFAKTEEPSGEAKVQPSKRRRFVIQKHDATRLHFDFRLELDGVFKSWAVTKGPSLDPHDRRLAVEVEDHPLDYGDFEGTIPAGQYGGGTVMLWDRGYWEPEPGTDPHEGLRKGDLKVILAGDRLKGGYVLVRMKRRPREKRDNWLLIKHHDGWAQEGHGDLLVEGETTSVASGRTMEAIAAGKGKGPKPFMTGRAGRASAKGVWQSDRAETEPPPAAAPLRAPPPPKLKAAALPGFVPPQLARSVDRPPPGSGWAHEVKFDGYRLQLRVEDGKATLKTRSGLDWTAKFKEIARDAAGLPDCLVDGEACALNHQGAPDFPALQAALSDGKTDDLVFFAFDLLFAEGQDLRPLALRERKARLEAILATPAGGKGHIRYVEHFETGGDAVLQSACRMSLEGIVSKKLDAPYRSDRSDTWLKSKCRAGHEVVIGGWTGEPGQLRSLLVGVHRDGRLVYVGRVGTGFGRDKVARVLPRLETVASDKSPFSGPGAPRKEPNVNWAKPELVAEIEFAGWTGDGNVRQAAFKALREDKPPDQVEAETPAPIGEVDLADLEPRAAAKPKATPRPHASAKVKAADHNVMGVLISNPDKALWPDDGQGRPVTKLDLARYLETVGPWMMQHIKGRPCSVIRTPDGVFGEQRFFQRHAGKGSSALISEVQVFGDHKPYLQVDRIEALAALAQSGAVEFHPWNCQPFQPEVPGRLVFDLDPDEAIPFTRVIEAALEVKERLEALGLAAFCKTTGGKGLHVVTPLKGGKGEMDWPTAKTFAQDVCLAIAADAPDRYVVNMAKAKRVGRIFLDYLRNDRLSTAVAPLSPRAREHAPVSFPLTWNLVKPGLDPKKYTLRTAPALLKKTKAWADYCDAERPLADAIRKLK from the coding sequence ATGGCTGACAAACAGCTCGACCGCTACCGTTCGATGCGGGATTTCGCCAAGACCGAGGAGCCCAGCGGCGAGGCGAAGGTCCAGCCCTCCAAGCGCCGGCGCTTCGTCATCCAGAAGCACGACGCCACCCGGCTGCACTTCGATTTCCGCCTCGAGCTCGACGGGGTGTTCAAGTCCTGGGCGGTGACCAAGGGCCCCTCGCTCGATCCGCACGACCGCCGGCTGGCCGTGGAGGTGGAGGACCATCCCCTCGACTACGGCGACTTCGAGGGCACCATTCCCGCGGGCCAGTACGGCGGCGGCACGGTGATGCTGTGGGACCGCGGCTACTGGGAGCCGGAGCCCGGGACCGATCCGCACGAGGGCCTGCGCAAGGGCGACCTGAAGGTCATCCTCGCCGGCGACCGGCTGAAGGGCGGCTACGTGCTGGTGCGGATGAAGCGCCGGCCGCGCGAGAAGCGCGACAACTGGCTGCTGATCAAGCACCACGACGGCTGGGCGCAGGAGGGCCACGGCGACCTGCTGGTGGAGGGCGAGACCACCTCCGTCGCCTCGGGCCGGACCATGGAGGCGATCGCCGCCGGCAAGGGCAAGGGGCCGAAGCCGTTCATGACCGGCCGCGCCGGGCGGGCCTCGGCCAAGGGCGTCTGGCAATCGGACCGGGCGGAGACGGAGCCGCCGCCCGCCGCCGCCCCGCTGCGCGCGCCGCCGCCGCCGAAGCTGAAGGCCGCCGCCCTGCCGGGCTTCGTGCCGCCGCAACTGGCCAGGTCCGTGGACCGGCCGCCCCCGGGGTCGGGCTGGGCGCACGAGGTCAAGTTCGATGGCTACCGGCTGCAGCTGCGGGTCGAGGACGGCAAGGCGACGCTGAAGACCCGCTCCGGCCTCGACTGGACGGCGAAATTCAAGGAGATCGCCCGGGACGCGGCGGGCCTGCCCGACTGTCTGGTCGACGGCGAGGCCTGCGCCCTGAACCACCAGGGCGCGCCCGACTTCCCGGCCTTGCAGGCCGCGCTGTCCGACGGCAAGACCGACGACCTGGTGTTCTTCGCCTTCGACCTCCTGTTCGCCGAGGGCCAGGACCTGCGGCCGCTGGCCCTGCGCGAGCGCAAGGCCCGCCTGGAAGCGATCCTGGCGACGCCCGCTGGCGGCAAGGGTCACATCCGCTACGTCGAGCATTTCGAGACCGGCGGCGACGCGGTGCTACAGTCGGCCTGCCGCATGTCGCTGGAGGGGATCGTCTCCAAGAAGCTCGACGCGCCCTACCGCTCCGACCGCAGCGACACCTGGCTGAAGTCCAAGTGCCGGGCGGGCCACGAGGTGGTGATCGGCGGCTGGACGGGCGAGCCGGGCCAGCTGCGCTCGCTGCTGGTCGGCGTCCATCGCGACGGCAGGCTGGTCTACGTCGGCCGCGTCGGCACGGGCTTCGGCCGCGACAAGGTCGCGCGCGTGCTGCCCCGACTGGAGACGGTCGCCTCCGACAAGAGCCCGTTCAGCGGCCCCGGGGCGCCGCGCAAGGAGCCCAACGTCAACTGGGCCAAGCCCGAACTGGTGGCCGAGATCGAGTTCGCCGGCTGGACCGGCGACGGCAACGTCCGCCAGGCCGCCTTCAAGGCGCTGCGCGAAGACAAGCCCCCCGACCAGGTGGAGGCCGAGACGCCCGCGCCGATCGGCGAGGTCGACCTCGCCGACCTGGAGCCCCGGGCCGCGGCAAAGCCCAAGGCGACGCCAAGGCCCCACGCGTCAGCCAAGGTCAAGGCCGCCGACCACAACGTCATGGGCGTGCTGATCTCCAATCCCGACAAGGCGCTGTGGCCCGACGACGGCCAGGGCCGGCCGGTCACCAAGCTCGACCTCGCCCGTTACCTGGAGACGGTCGGCCCCTGGATGATGCAGCACATCAAGGGTCGTCCCTGCTCGGTCATCCGCACCCCGGACGGCGTGTTCGGGGAGCAGCGGTTCTTCCAGCGGCACGCCGGCAAGGGCTCTTCGGCGCTGATCTCCGAGGTGCAGGTGTTCGGCGACCACAAGCCCTACCTGCAGGTGGACCGCATCGAGGCGCTGGCCGCGCTCGCCCAGTCCGGCGCCGTGGAGTTCCACCCATGGAACTGCCAGCCCTTCCAGCCGGAGGTCCCGGGTCGGCTGGTGTTCGACCTCGACCCCGACGAGGCCATCCCGTTCACGCGGGTGATCGAGGCCGCGCTGGAGGTGAAGGAACGGCTGGAGGCACTGGGCCTCGCAGCCTTCTGCAAGACCACCGGCGGCAAGGGGCTGCACGTGGTCACCCCGCTGAAGGGAGGCAAGGGCGAGATGGACTGGCCGACCGCCAAGACGTTCGCCCAGGACGTCTGCCTGGCGATCGCCGCCGACGCCCCGGACCGCTACGTGGTCAACATGGCCAAGGCCAAGCGGGTGGGCCGGATCTTCCTCGACTACCTGCGCAACGACCGCCTCTCCACGGCGGTCGCGCCGCTGTCGCCTAGGGCGCGGGAGCACGCGCCGGTGTCCTTCCCGCTGACCTGGAACCTCGTGAAGCCGGGGCTGGACCCGAAGAAATACACCCTGCGCACCGCCCCGGCCCTGTTGAAGAAGACCAAGGCCTGGGCCGACTACTGCGACGCCGAGCGCCCGCTGGCCGACGCCATCCGCAAGCTGAAGTAG
- a CDS encoding alpha,alpha-trehalose-phosphate synthase (UDP-forming) produces MSRLIVVSNRVNPPSGKGEESVGGLAMALAAALREYSGLWFGWSGKTTPEFNGQLAMQKVDGVTVATVDLEEIDVDEYYNGYANKTLWPLFHYRTDLAAYDRAYGEGYERVNIRFAETLRPLIERDDLIWIHDYHLIPMARELRKLGVKNRIGFFLHVPWPAHQVFTTLPGHRLLVQALFDYDLVGFQTVEYRQAFEEYVLAEAGGAQTSPGHLKAFGRKLQVGAFPIGIDAADFARMLRSPRARRMRDLMAACTVFRHLIVGVDRLDYSKGLEERFIGFERLLAGHPDIRREVLMLQIAPVSREGVEAYQEIRGRLDALSGRINGEFADIDWAPFRYVNKNYRRDELAGIYGAARVGLVTPLRDGMNLVAKEFVASQNPEDPGVLILSRFAGAARQLDQALLVNPNSPEEVAEALKQALAMELPERIRRWRALFDNVQREDVTAWRDAYVAALAGTEQRRTALAS; encoded by the coding sequence ATGAGCCGGCTGATCGTCGTCTCCAACCGCGTCAACCCGCCCAGCGGCAAGGGCGAGGAGAGCGTCGGCGGCCTGGCCATGGCGCTGGCGGCGGCGCTGCGCGAATACTCCGGCCTGTGGTTCGGCTGGAGCGGCAAGACCACGCCGGAATTCAACGGCCAGCTGGCGATGCAGAAGGTCGACGGGGTGACCGTGGCCACGGTCGACCTCGAGGAGATCGACGTCGACGAGTACTACAACGGCTACGCCAACAAGACGCTGTGGCCGCTGTTCCACTACCGCACCGACCTGGCGGCCTACGACCGCGCCTACGGCGAGGGCTACGAGCGGGTGAACATCCGCTTCGCCGAGACCCTGCGGCCGCTGATCGAGCGCGACGACCTGATCTGGATCCACGACTACCACCTGATCCCGATGGCCCGGGAACTGCGCAAGCTGGGGGTGAAGAACCGGATCGGCTTCTTCCTGCACGTGCCCTGGCCCGCGCATCAGGTGTTCACCACCCTGCCGGGCCACCGCCTGCTGGTGCAGGCGCTGTTCGACTACGACCTAGTGGGCTTCCAGACCGTCGAGTACCGGCAGGCCTTCGAGGAATATGTGCTGGCCGAGGCGGGCGGCGCCCAGACCTCTCCGGGACATCTGAAGGCGTTCGGCCGCAAGCTTCAGGTGGGCGCCTTTCCGATCGGCATCGACGCGGCGGATTTCGCCCGCATGCTGCGCTCGCCGCGGGCCCGGCGGATGCGCGACCTGATGGCCGCCTGCACGGTGTTCCGCCACCTGATCGTCGGCGTCGACCGGCTCGACTATTCCAAGGGCCTGGAGGAGCGGTTCATCGGCTTCGAGCGGCTGCTGGCGGGCCATCCGGACATCCGCCGCGAGGTGCTGATGCTGCAGATCGCCCCGGTCAGCCGCGAGGGGGTCGAGGCCTACCAGGAAATCCGCGGCCGGCTCGACGCGCTGTCCGGCCGGATCAACGGCGAGTTCGCCGACATCGACTGGGCGCCGTTCCGCTACGTGAACAAGAACTACCGCCGCGATGAGCTGGCCGGCATCTATGGCGCCGCCCGCGTCGGCCTGGTGACGCCGCTGCGCGACGGCATGAACCTGGTGGCCAAGGAATTCGTCGCCTCGCAGAACCCCGAGGACCCCGGCGTGCTGATCCTGTCGCGCTTCGCCGGCGCCGCGCGGCAGCTCGACCAGGCGCTGCTGGTCAATCCGAACAGCCCCGAGGAGGTGGCCGAGGCGCTGAAGCAGGCGCTGGCCATGGAACTGCCGGAGCGAATCCGCCGTTGGCGCGCTCTGTTCGACAACGTCCAGCGCGAGGACGTCACCGCCTGGCGGGACGCCTACGTCGCCGCGCTCGCCGGCACCGAGCAAAGGCGGACCGCGCTGGCCAGCTGA
- the otsB gene encoding trehalose-phosphatase encodes MTFDETTIALPPPKPLSLAQAALFLDLDGTLAPIAARPQDVRPDPRRTSLLARLETTLGGRLAVVSGRTLADVDRILEGRITAVSAVHGLVRREPDGTIHQAAPHPDLPEVARRFGDFAARDSGLIVEEKGLSVALHYRLARAHGPAAEALAQELAAKTGLTLQHGDMVEELRTPGPTKGDSVEAFLGQPPFAGARPVFVGDDDTDEHGFAAVQARGGLGVLIGPPRATEAKFRLPGVEEALAWLEAAL; translated from the coding sequence ATGACGTTCGACGAGACCACCATCGCCCTGCCGCCGCCCAAGCCGTTGTCGCTGGCGCAAGCCGCCCTCTTCCTGGACCTGGACGGCACGCTGGCTCCGATCGCCGCGCGGCCGCAGGACGTCCGCCCGGACCCGCGGCGCACCAGCCTTTTGGCGCGCCTGGAGACGACGCTGGGCGGCCGGCTGGCGGTGGTCAGCGGCCGCACCCTCGCCGACGTGGACCGCATCCTGGAAGGCCGCATCACCGCGGTGTCCGCCGTGCATGGCCTGGTCCGCCGCGAGCCCGACGGCACGATCCACCAGGCCGCGCCGCATCCCGACCTGCCGGAGGTCGCCCGCCGCTTCGGCGACTTCGCCGCCCGCGACTCGGGCCTGATCGTCGAGGAGAAGGGGCTGAGCGTGGCGCTGCATTACCGCCTGGCCCGCGCCCACGGCCCGGCCGCCGAGGCGCTGGCCCAGGAGCTGGCGGCGAAGACCGGCCTCACCTTGCAGCACGGCGACATGGTGGAGGAGCTGCGCACGCCCGGCCCCACCAAGGGCGACAGCGTCGAGGCCTTCCTGGGACAGCCGCCGTTCGCCGGCGCGCGGCCGGTCTTCGTCGGCGACGACGACACCGACGAGCACGGCTTCGCCGCGGTGCAGGCCCGCGGCGGACTCGGCGTCCTGATCGGCCCCCCACGCGCCACGGAAGCGAAGTTCCGCCTGCCGGGGGTCGAGGAGGCCCTGGCCTGGCTGGAGGCCGCCCTATGA
- the zwf gene encoding glucose-6-phosphate dehydrogenase, with product MAETPQADAIVLFGATGDLASRMLLPSLYFLDADGFLPDGFRVIATARAELSRDAFVEQVLHLMQKRAEGLDDKVWARFAARLDYVAADATTPEGASVLKPLLEAAKAPIFYLALSPSLYGRVCVALAAAGLTSRDSRIVLEKPIGRDLETSKEINVAVGAVFGEDRIFRIDHYLGKETVQNLIALRFANTLFEPLWNNLTIDHVQITVAETEGVGDRWPYYDEYGALRDMLQNHMLQLLCLVAMEPPSDMEPDSVRNEKVKVLRSLRPFTRAEVQAASIRGQYTPGVVGGKTAAGYEQERGQASGTETFVALRADIDNWRWAGVPFFLRTGKRLPERRTQIAIQFKGVPHSIFGGSAKDDLTANRLVIDLQPDEDIELLLMNKAPGITQGGMRLQSLPLSLSLLRAYEGPGARRRIAYERLLLDVIHGNSTLFVRRDEVEEAWRWVDGVAAAWKDAGLTPKPYAAGSWGPSGAFALIERSARAWLD from the coding sequence ATGGCCGAGACGCCGCAGGCGGATGCGATCGTGCTGTTTGGCGCGACGGGCGACCTGGCCAGCCGGATGCTGCTGCCTTCGCTGTATTTTCTCGACGCCGACGGCTTCCTGCCGGACGGCTTTCGGGTGATCGCCACGGCGCGGGCCGAACTGTCGCGCGACGCGTTCGTCGAACAGGTTCTGCACCTCATGCAGAAGCGCGCCGAAGGGCTCGACGACAAGGTCTGGGCGCGGTTCGCCGCCCGCCTCGACTACGTCGCCGCCGACGCCACCACGCCGGAAGGCGCCAGCGTCCTGAAGCCGCTGCTGGAGGCGGCCAAGGCGCCGATCTTCTACCTGGCCCTGTCGCCCAGCCTCTACGGCCGGGTCTGCGTCGCCCTGGCGGCGGCCGGCCTGACCTCGCGGGACTCGCGCATCGTGCTGGAGAAGCCGATCGGCCGCGACCTGGAGACCTCCAAGGAGATCAACGTCGCGGTCGGGGCGGTGTTCGGCGAGGACCGGATCTTCCGCATCGACCACTACCTGGGCAAGGAGACGGTGCAGAACCTGATCGCCCTGCGGTTCGCCAACACCCTGTTCGAGCCGCTGTGGAACAACCTGACCATCGACCACGTGCAGATCACCGTGGCCGAGACGGAAGGGGTGGGCGACCGCTGGCCCTACTACGACGAGTACGGCGCCCTGCGCGACATGCTGCAGAACCACATGCTGCAGCTGCTCTGCCTGGTGGCCATGGAGCCGCCGTCGGACATGGAGCCGGACTCGGTGCGCAACGAGAAGGTGAAGGTGCTGCGCAGCCTGCGCCCCTTCACCCGCGCCGAGGTCCAGGCCGCCAGCATCCGCGGCCAGTACACGCCCGGCGTGGTCGGAGGGAAGACCGCCGCCGGCTACGAGCAGGAGCGTGGCCAGGCCAGCGGGACCGAGACCTTCGTGGCCCTGCGCGCGGACATCGACAACTGGCGCTGGGCCGGGGTGCCGTTTTTCCTGCGCACCGGCAAGCGGCTGCCCGAGCGGCGCACCCAGATCGCCATCCAGTTCAAGGGCGTGCCGCACTCGATCTTCGGCGGCTCGGCCAAGGACGACCTGACCGCCAACCGTCTGGTCATCGACCTGCAGCCGGACGAGGACATCGAGCTGCTGCTGATGAACAAGGCGCCCGGCATCACCCAGGGCGGCATGCGGCTGCAGTCCCTGCCCCTGTCGCTCAGCCTGCTGCGCGCCTACGAGGGCCCGGGCGCGCGCCGCAGGATCGCCTACGAGCGGCTGCTGCTGGACGTGATCCACGGCAATTCGACGCTGTTCGTGCGCCGCGACGAGGTCGAGGAGGCCTGGCGCTGGGTCGACGGCGTGGCGGCGGCCTGGAAGGACGCGGGGCTGACGCCCAAGCCCTATGCGGCCGGCAGCTGGGGCCCGTCGGGCGCATTCGCCCTTATCGAGCGTTCGGCCCGCGCCTGGCTCGACTAG
- a CDS encoding DUF5335 family protein: MATVEKSRWQAATELLSREIHGQPARLEVASLRIGDQIEAEWSPLRGITYDPKDDLFEFQFEDVDHLVRHPRTFAVREREGLADSLAVVDDEGAEHIVQFREPFPLPPTPV, encoded by the coding sequence ATGGCGACGGTGGAGAAGTCCAGGTGGCAGGCGGCCACGGAGTTGCTGAGCCGGGAGATCCACGGCCAGCCGGCCAGGCTGGAGGTGGCGTCGTTGCGGATCGGCGACCAGATCGAGGCCGAGTGGTCGCCGCTGCGCGGAATCACCTACGACCCCAAGGACGACCTCTTCGAATTCCAGTTCGAAGACGTGGACCATCTGGTGCGCCATCCGCGGACCTTCGCCGTGCGCGAGCGCGAGGGGCTGGCCGACAGCCTGGCGGTGGTCGACGACGAGGGCGCGGAGCACATCGTCCAGTTCCGCGAGCCCTTCCCCCTGCCGCCGACGCCCGTCTAG
- a CDS encoding glutaminyl-peptide cyclotransferase, whose translation MAFRSIRAAVLGLALAAAALCAQAQAAIPVYGARVVHAYPHDPQAFTEGLFYLGGFLYESTGLEGQSSIRKVELKTGQVVRQRAIPSQYFGEGIVAWNDRLVELTWRSQVGFVYDLAGFAPRASFRYPGEGWALTRDSRRLIMSDGTPDIRFLDPQTYAETGRIRVTCQGRPVANLNELEWVRGELYANIWQTSLIARIDPASGRVTGWIDLSALVAAAPADPDAVLNGIAYDAAHDRLFVTGKLWPKLYEIKLVPRRGPAALPDGLCG comes from the coding sequence ATGGCTTTTCGGTCGATCAGGGCGGCGGTTCTGGGCCTGGCGCTGGCCGCGGCGGCGCTGTGCGCCCAGGCCCAGGCGGCGATTCCCGTCTACGGCGCGCGCGTGGTCCACGCCTATCCGCACGATCCGCAGGCGTTCACCGAAGGCCTCTTCTACCTGGGCGGCTTCCTCTACGAGAGCACCGGCCTGGAGGGGCAGTCCTCGATCCGCAAGGTCGAGCTGAAGACCGGCCAGGTGGTGCGGCAGCGCGCCATTCCGTCCCAGTACTTCGGCGAGGGGATCGTCGCCTGGAACGACCGGCTGGTGGAGCTGACCTGGCGCTCGCAGGTGGGCTTCGTCTACGACCTCGCCGGCTTCGCGCCGCGGGCGAGCTTCCGCTACCCCGGCGAGGGCTGGGCCCTGACCCGCGACAGCCGCCGGCTGATCATGAGCGACGGCACCCCCGACATCCGCTTCCTCGATCCGCAGACCTATGCCGAGACCGGGCGCATCCGCGTCACCTGCCAGGGCCGGCCGGTGGCCAACCTCAACGAACTGGAGTGGGTGCGCGGCGAACTCTACGCCAACATCTGGCAGACCAGCCTGATCGCCCGCATCGATCCCGCCAGCGGCCGGGTGACCGGCTGGATCGACCTCTCGGCCCTGGTCGCCGCGGCGCCCGCCGACCCCGACGCCGTGCTCAACGGCATCGCCTATGACGCGGCCCACGACCGGCTGTTCGTCACCGGCAAGCTGTGGCCGAAGCTCTACGAGATCAAGCTGGTCCCCCGCCGCGGCCCCGCCGCCTTGCCCGACGGACTGTGCGGCTAG